The Methanobacterium sp. BAmetb5 genome includes a region encoding these proteins:
- the aspS gene encoding aspartate--tRNA(Asn) ligase: MTDSLGDWKRTHYSQELDEDMDGETVTLMGWVHEIRDLGGIIFVLLRDRNGITQITAPSKKITPELMEEIRKFKKESVIAVKGTIQGSPKAPGGVEVIPEEVKVLNESKQPLPLDPTEKVRAEIDTRLDSRYLDLRKHSISAIFKIKSTMLHSVRIFLEEKGFMEVNTPKLVGSATEGGTELFPITYFEREAFLGQSPQLYKQMMMATGLDKVFEIAPIFRAEEHDTLRHLNEVISIDAELAFADQEEAMELLEKLVHHAIKEVKENCQAELEDLGVELEVPELPFPRLEYDEVIDIVNSKGVQLQHGEDLSRAAEKALGEVMEGYYFINNWPSEIKPFYVQPHEDEPEKSYAFDLMYRDLEISSGATRVHQHDILVKQIKSKGLNPDSFQRYLAAFEYGMPPHAGWGLGAERFTMCITGMKNIRETVLFPRDRRRLTP; this comes from the coding sequence TTGACAGATTCATTAGGAGACTGGAAAAGAACACATTACTCACAGGAACTTGACGAAGATATGGACGGCGAAACAGTGACTCTCATGGGCTGGGTTCATGAGATCCGTGACTTGGGCGGTATTATCTTCGTACTCTTACGGGACCGGAACGGTATAACCCAGATAACCGCTCCCAGCAAAAAGATCACCCCCGAACTAATGGAAGAAATAAGAAAATTCAAAAAAGAGTCAGTTATCGCGGTTAAAGGAACCATTCAAGGGTCACCTAAAGCACCGGGTGGTGTGGAAGTCATACCAGAAGAAGTTAAGGTCCTGAATGAATCCAAACAGCCATTACCACTGGATCCCACTGAAAAGGTGCGGGCTGAAATTGACACCCGGCTGGATTCCCGTTACCTTGATCTGAGAAAACACAGTATCAGTGCCATATTCAAAATAAAAAGCACAATGCTGCACTCAGTCCGTATTTTCCTGGAAGAAAAGGGTTTCATGGAAGTCAACACCCCCAAACTGGTGGGATCCGCCACTGAAGGTGGAACCGAACTCTTCCCCATAACCTACTTCGAAAGGGAAGCCTTCCTGGGTCAGAGCCCCCAACTCTACAAACAGATGATGATGGCCACTGGACTGGATAAGGTCTTTGAAATTGCCCCTATCTTCCGGGCTGAAGAACACGATACCCTGAGACACCTCAACGAGGTAATATCCATTGATGCCGAGCTGGCCTTTGCTGACCAGGAAGAAGCCATGGAGCTCCTGGAGAAACTGGTGCACCATGCCATTAAAGAAGTGAAGGAAAACTGCCAGGCTGAACTGGAAGATCTGGGAGTTGAACTGGAAGTACCTGAACTGCCCTTCCCCCGCCTGGAATACGATGAAGTCATAGACATAGTTAATTCCAAAGGTGTGCAACTTCAGCACGGCGAAGACCTCTCTCGTGCAGCTGAAAAGGCATTAGGCGAAGTTATGGAGGGTTATTACTTCATAAACAACTGGCCCAGTGAAATCAAACCATTCTATGTCCAGCCCCATGAAGATGAACCGGAAAAAAGCTATGCTTTCGACCTGATGTACCGGGATCTGGAAATATCCTCGGGGGCAACCAGGGTGCACCAGCACGACATCCTGGTGAAACAGATAAAGAGTAAAGGACTGAACCCTGACTCTTTCCAGCGCTATCTAGCAGCATTCGAGTACGGAATGCCACCACACGCCGGATGGGGACTGGGAGCAGAAAGGTTCACCATGTGCATCACCGGAATGAAAAACATCCGGGAAACCGTGCTCTTCCCCAGGGACAGGAGAAGGTTGACTCCTTAA